ATTTTGCTCCAAATGTTGTAGCGTAAGTAATGAGGCATAAACGGCAAAAACAGGAGGTGTATTAAACATAGACTCCTTTTTGATGTGTAGAGAATAATCCAAATAAGAAGGAATCTCTCTTTGTGTTTTTCCTAAAATATCTTTCTTTACAACCACTAATACTGTCCCCGCTGGTCCCATATTTTTTTGTGCTCCAGCATAGATTAAATCAAACTTAGAAAAGTCCAGTTGCCTAGAGAAAATATCCGAACTCATATCACACACCATTGGAACTTCCATTTGAGGAAACTCTTTCATTTGAGTACCATAAATAGTATTATTAGAAGTACAATGGAAATAATCAAAATCTTTCCCAACAGTATAGCTTTTAGGAATATAGCTGTATTGGTCGGCTTTTGATGAGGCTACAATTTCTACATTTCCTAATTTTTGTGCTTCTTTTATTGCCCCTGCTGCCCAGGTCCCCGTATCTAAGTAAGCGGCTTTACCAGTAGTGCTAAGCAAGTTGAAAGGAACCATAACAAACTGCAAACTAGCACCTCCTTGTAAAAACAAGACTTCATAATCATCATTAAGATTCATTAGTCGTTTTACAATAGCTCTAGCTTCGTCCATCACCGCAACGAAGTCTTTAGAACGGTGAGAGATTTCTAATAAAGATAAGCCTAATCCGTTAAAATCAAGCACGGCTTCCGCTGATTTTTGAAAAACCTCTTGTGGAAGTATGCACGGACCAGCACTAAAATTATGTTTTTTATTCATTTTTATTTCTATTAGATTGTTTCTATTTAAAACTAAAACGCCCGCCATTTTCAGTTTAATAGCGAGCGATATTGGGGTGTCTATTCACCGTGTAGAAATGCTTTCTTAGATAATAGTTGTTCTTCTGTTTCTACATTATCTTCATCTGGGATACAACAATCTACAGGACATACAGCAGCACATTGTGGTTCTTCGTGGAAGCCTTTACATTCTGTACATTTGTCCGAAACTATAAAATAGACATCATCATTTACTGGCTCTTGTGGAGCATCTGCATCTACCGTAAGCCCAGAAGGTAGTGTTACCATTCCTTTTAGTTCTGTTCCGTCAGAAGCACGCCAATCTACAGCTCCTTCATATATTGCGTTATTAGGACATTCTGGCTCACAAGCCCCACAGTTAATGCATTCGTCAGTGATTATGATTGCCATTCTTAATAAATTTTTAAATTTGCACAAAGTTATCATATTTTTATACAAAATACCAAATGAATATCAGTATTAAAATTTCGGGCTTAGCTCAACTGGGACTTTTCATAAATCAATTTTTAGAAAAAACAGAAGAGGTTTACTCAGAGGAAGAAGCTTTATTTTCAATGAAACTAAGCCGTTCAGAAATAGAAAATCCTTGGTTTACTCAAGATAGTTTACGGTTTGCGTTAAAGCAATGGGCAGATTTATTAACCGAAGAGAACCTCAATGATTGGGTAAATAGTTATCCCGAAACCAAAGGTGGTAAAAAAGTAGGATTGATATTAGCAGGAAATATTCCTTTAGTGGGATTTCACGATGTTATCACAGTCGTACTTAGTGGGCATATACCTGTTATTAAAATGTCCTCTAAGGATAAACAAATTTTACCTTTTCTCTTGGAAAAATGGGCTTCACTTTCTGAAGGTATAGAATATCAGTTGGTAGAAAAACTGGAAAATTACGACGCTGTGATTGCCACAGGAAGTAATAATACGGCAAGGTATCTAGAATATTACTTTAAGAATAAACCAAATATTATTCGCAAAAACAGAACTTCGGTGGCTGTTCTTTCAGGGAAAGAAACAGATGAAGAATTACAACTTTTAGCCGAAGATATTTTTAGATATTTTGGTTTAGGCTGCCGTAATGTTACGAGGCTTTTCATTCCTCAAGATTTTAAATTAGAGCGTTTGTTTGAAAACTTCGTAGGGTTTCAGGATATTATCAATCATCACAAATATGCCAACAATTACGACTATAACCGAGCGGTTTATCTCCTAAATCAAGAAAATTTTTGGGATAATAATTTTGTAATGCTTAAAGAGGATACTCAACTTTTTAGTCCACTTTCGGTAATTAACTTTAGCCGTTATGATAATCTTGCAGAGATTGAGACTTTTCTAAATGAAAACCATGAAAATATACAGTGTATTGTAAGTCATCTCTGTTTGAGTAGAGGAGAAGTAGGATTTGGTGAGGCTCAAACTCCTAGTTTAAATACCTATGCTGATAATGTGGATACTATGGCTTTTTTAAGAATCATAGACTAATTAGAAATGAATTAAATTTGTTATATTTGTAAAAATTAAAAAAACAATCTTATGGAATATTCTAATGATTTACTAGTGGCACAGGCTACAGATGTTGAAAAAGCAACATTCTACAAGAAAACTTATACTCACTTAGCATTAGCGGTATTGGCTTTTGTGGTGGTAGAGAGTCTTCTTATTAGTGTGGTCCCTGAAGAAATTATTATTTCTATGATTTCTGGGAAGTATATTTGGCTTTTGATACTAGGAGGCTTTTGGTTAGCTTCTATTTTAGCAAACAAATGGACACTGTCTCAGAATAAAAACACGCAGTATATGGGGCTTGGCTTCTATGTATTATTGCAGGCGATTATCTTTTTGCCAATGATTTACATTGCAATGTTTTATAGCGACCCAACTCTAATACCACAGGCAGCTATTATTACTCTAGCATTGTTTGGCGGGCTTACGGGAGTAGCGTTTACCAGCAAAAGAGATTTTTCGTTCCTAAGAAACATTATTGTAGTTGGTGGTTTCGTGGCTTTAGGTCTTATTATAGCTGGAGCTCTTTTCGGGTTTAATCTTGGACTTTGGTTCTCAGTAGGTATGGTACTTTTGGCATCAGCGAGTATCTTATACGAAACACAAAAACTACAATTTACTTATACCAAAAGTCAGTATGTAGGAGCTTCTCTACAATTGTTTGCTTCTGTAATGCTCCTGTTCTGGTATGTATTAAGAATTTTAATGTCTAGAAGAGATTAAAAGTATTTTGCTTAAAAAAGATAAAAAATCCTGAACCAAACAGTTCAGGATTTTTTTTAGACTTCTTCAATTTTAACTTCTGACGAACTTGCCGATGCTTTCCAGCAGTTGTGGGCGGTCGTCTAAGGCGATTTGGGCTACGGCGTAAAACTCCCGAACCCAATCGGAAAGGGTGGCAAAGGCTTTGTTTTTCTGTTGGGTGGCATCTTGGCTTTCGCCTTTTTCTTTTTCGTAAGCCGCACGGAGGGTTTCTACTTGTTGGATTTGTGCGATTTGAGCATCAACCGCCGCTTTATTGATTTTGAATTTTTCTAACAGTGGTTGGGCTTCGCTGTGGCTTTGGGCTTGTTCGTAAAAGGTTTTGATTTCTTGCATTGCTTTGAGATAAGCGGCGGACAAACTCCCATCGAGGGCGAGGGTTTTCCAAAGTTCGGGCTTTTTCATTAGGGCGACTTTGGCTATTTTGCGGTGCTTGCTGTAGGTTTTCTTTAGAACATCAAAGGCGTCTGAAAACCGGGCATAGGCTTCTTTTTCTTCGGCGGTTTCTTGTTGGTTTTGGTTGTAGAGTTGCTGGGTGTGGTCGAATAGGGCTTTGCCTTCGGCGATTTTGGCATCATCGTAGCCATAGTCTGCCAATTCGGTTTTTAAATCTTGTACCTCATCTAAATTGGCGAATAATACGCGGTAGTTTTCGAGGTACTGGAGTTCGGAAATTCTTTTTGCTCTGTTCATAGTAGTAAGATTTAGTGATTAATATTTAGTTTATTAAATTATTTTTAATTTTTCGCTCAAAAACCACTCATTCCTCTATCGCCCCGAGTCGTTTTCGTATTTTTCACCAACAATTTAGGTCGCCCATTATCATTCTTCTATCGCCCCGCGTCATTCTTGTATCGCCCACCAACTTTTTGGGTCGCCCCGAGCCTTTCTTCTATTGCCCGTACTTATTCTTGTATCGCCCACACCCATTTTTGTGTCGCCCTAAGTGGTTTTTGATGGATTGTGGGTTAAAGTTAAGGATTTTTTGTATAATATATATATCATCGTTCATCTATTTTGCCTCTTTAAAGTCTGGATATATCTTTTTTACCCAATCTAATCGATTTAAGTCTTCCATAATTTTAGACAATATTTATTCTATGCATTTATATTCTCAGCATGTTGTATAGTATGCGTTTTTTAATCAATTTATTTTATGCTTTTACTACTTCTACTATTCTTTCAGAAAACCGTATTGATAAACTTTTGGAGTAATTTTTTGAGCTAAGTCTTTCAGAGTATCTCTAAGTTGGGTAATGAGTTTTGTGTAATGTTGGTCTGAGCTACGAGAGTTCATTCTACCTTTGCTATTACGTCCTTGAAAATACTCTCGTATATCGTATAGACTGGCGTTAGGCTCAGCGTTAGGTTGAGTATGATAGTAGCACCAAAGGGCTTTACCTGCTTGGAATACAGCTTGAGCTTCTGTGGAGAATTGCAACGGTTCTGTGGGAACCAGTGGTGGAATTTCTTCCAAAGCAAAGAGAGGTGCTTCTTGTGATTTTTTTGTGTATTTAAGTTTACCCTTTATAAAATCAGTCATAAAT
This Riemerella anatipestifer DNA region includes the following protein-coding sequences:
- the serC gene encoding 3-phosphoserine/phosphohydroxythreonine transaminase, translated to MAGVLVLNRNNLIEIKMNKKHNFSAGPCILPQEVFQKSAEAVLDFNGLGLSLLEISHRSKDFVAVMDEARAIVKRLMNLNDDYEVLFLQGGASLQFVMVPFNLLSTTGKAAYLDTGTWAAGAIKEAQKLGNVEIVASSKADQYSYIPKSYTVGKDFDYFHCTSNNTIYGTQMKEFPQMEVPMVCDMSSDIFSRQLDFSKFDLIYAGAQKNMGPAGTVLVVVKKDILGKTQREIPSYLDYSLHIKKESMFNTPPVFAVYASLLTLQHLEQNGGIAAAEAKNKAKAELIYNEIDRNPLFEGFAIAEDRSMMNVSFKLTDESKKEKFDALWKEAGINGLNGHRSIGGYRASLYNALPLESVQVLVDVMKSLD
- a CDS encoding 4Fe-4S dicluster domain-containing protein, coding for MAIIITDECINCGACEPECPNNAIYEGAVDWRASDGTELKGMVTLPSGLTVDADAPQEPVNDDVYFIVSDKCTECKGFHEEPQCAAVCPVDCCIPDEDNVETEEQLLSKKAFLHGE
- a CDS encoding acyl-CoA reductase, producing the protein MNISIKISGLAQLGLFINQFLEKTEEVYSEEEALFSMKLSRSEIENPWFTQDSLRFALKQWADLLTEENLNDWVNSYPETKGGKKVGLILAGNIPLVGFHDVITVVLSGHIPVIKMSSKDKQILPFLLEKWASLSEGIEYQLVEKLENYDAVIATGSNNTARYLEYYFKNKPNIIRKNRTSVAVLSGKETDEELQLLAEDIFRYFGLGCRNVTRLFIPQDFKLERLFENFVGFQDIINHHKYANNYDYNRAVYLLNQENFWDNNFVMLKEDTQLFSPLSVINFSRYDNLAEIETFLNENHENIQCIVSHLCLSRGEVGFGEAQTPSLNTYADNVDTMAFLRIID
- a CDS encoding Bax inhibitor-1 family protein, whose amino-acid sequence is MEYSNDLLVAQATDVEKATFYKKTYTHLALAVLAFVVVESLLISVVPEEIIISMISGKYIWLLILGGFWLASILANKWTLSQNKNTQYMGLGFYVLLQAIIFLPMIYIAMFYSDPTLIPQAAIITLALFGGLTGVAFTSKRDFSFLRNIIVVGGFVALGLIIAGALFGFNLGLWFSVGMVLLASASILYETQKLQFTYTKSQYVGASLQLFASVMLLFWYVLRILMSRRD